In Maridesulfovibrio sp., the genomic stretch TCTAAGCAGATTAATAACCACAAGATCCATATATCCGAACAGGACAACTATCTCCCTTTTCACAACGCAAATTCTGTTTTATATAAAAGCGCAGCAATCTGAATAACCATGACCACAAAAATATATGAAAAGAAGAACATTCCTGAAATATCTCTGCCAAGCTTCCGCCGGTATATACCTATGCCAAATTTCGGAGTTTGCGCAGGCTCAGGAAGCCGCCCGCGCTGTAGAAGAAAAAGATCTCAAAGACTATCTGCACCGCATGGCCAACTTTGACAAACAACAACCCGGAGACATTATCCTGTCTCAAAAAGAACAGGCCCTCCTGCGGTCAACGCTGGGCAGATTGCGCCGCGTGCAACGCACTGTGGGGTTCGGTAATTTCTGCGTCGTCAGCTTCGACGACATCCTGAAATTCGGGCGGAACTATTCTTCCGTCGGCAGGTTTACCAAGCCGGAACTCGAATTTATGGACCATATTTTCCACTTTGACGCTCATAAATACGGGTTTTACGGCGAAAAGCCAGAAAAGAAGCTGACTGCAGCCTTTCCTAGAAAAGAACTTGTTAAAATTCCAAGGACCGGAAATTTTCTCTACCGTGGTGAACCACACAGGAAATATCTGGAAATCAGAAAAGAGCTGGGCAAAAATGTATATCTCACTTCTGGAGTGCGCGGTATTCCCAAGCAGTTCATACTTTTTCTTTCCAAAGCTGAATCCAATGGCGGGAATCTCTCTTTAGCTTCCCGTTCGCTGGCTCCTCCGGGATATTCCTATCATGGTGTCGGTGATTTTGATGTAGGGGAGAAAGGGCTCGGGGCAGCAAATTTCAGCGCCAGCTTTGCAAGGACAAATACATGTATCAAGCTGCGCGAACATGGATACCTGCAACTACGCTACCCGGAAAACAACATGCTGGGTGTGCGCTTTGAACCCTGGCATATTAAAGTCTGATTCAGCCGGGGTTCATCCCGCTAAAGAAATTTATTTTTTTCACCGATACAGACAATACACGCACGGCTTACGCGTTTACTTTATACGCAAAAATGGATAATCGTAGTCTATTGATGGGCCACATAAACGATAACTGATACGGGTTGAACCAGCATGAGCAAAATTCTGCAGCAGGATGAGGTCGATGCTCTATTAAGGGGCCTTTCCGGCGGAGAGGTTGAAGCAGAGCAGGACATACCGGATGATGACTCCGGTGTTGTCTCCTTTGACCTTGCCAACCAGGACCGCATTATTCGCGGACGTATGCCCGTTCTCGAAATCGTTAACGACCGTTTTGCGCGTCTGGCGACCAATAATCTCGCCAACACCATGCGTAAACGCGTGGACATCAACCCCATTTCCATTGATATGTCCAAATTCGGGGACTTCATGCGCTCCCTGCCCGTGCCGACTTCACTGTCGATTTTCAAGATGGACCCGCTGCGCGGTAACGCCATCCTTGTTGTCGACTCCCGCCTAGTCTTCGCACTCGTCGAAAGCTTTTTCGGCGGTTCCGGTTCCCAGCCCAAAGTCGAGGGACGTGATTTCACTCCCATTGAACAGGCTATCGTAGACCGGGTTGTAAAAATAGCGCTTTCCAACCTCGAAGATTCATGGCGCCCGGTACACGAAGTTCACCTTGAACTTGTTCGTTCCGAGGTCAACCCCCAGTTCGCGGCCATTGTACCGCCTTCAGATGTTGTTGTAGTTATCACTTTTGAGGTTGAGCTGGAAAACGCCATTGGTTCACTTATTGTCTGTCTGCCATACTCCACACTGGAACCTATCCGTTCCAAACTGCACGCATCCTTCCAGTCCGAACGTCTGGAAATCGACCATGTATGGGTAAGCAGATTCAAGGAAAGACTCCTTGAAACACCGGTGGAGCTTCTGGTGCGCCTCGGCAAGACCAAAATCACAGGCCGTCAGCTGCTCAACCTCGAAGAGGGCGATCTGCTCCTGCTGGATACTGACGAAGAAGACATGCTCGAATGTGAAGTCGGCGGAGTCCTCAAATATCTCGGCTCGCCCGGAAGAGTTAAAGCCAACCGTGCCTTCCAGATCGCCCACGCCATCGAGCCGAAGATGACTTAAGCGCTCGTAGCGCATCAACTATTCTTAACTTTCTTGACTCGCGCCGTACCCCTGCCTACAATCCGCTGATGAATAAAATTACCGGACTGGTACTTACGTATAACGGCGAAAGGTTGCTTGATGAATGTCTGCAAAGCCTTTCCTTCTGCGATGAAATTCTGCTTATCGATTCCGGGTCCACGGACTCCACACACGAAATCGGGAAAAAATATAATGCCCGAATCGTGCATAACGATTGGAACGGGGCCATTGAGCAGCACAAATTTGCATTAACCCAGATCACCACCCCCTGGGTTGTAACCATCGATCAGGACGAAATAATATCCCCTGAGCTGCGCGAATCAATCACCGGGAAATTACAGAATTCCGACAATGTCGACGGCTATTACTGCCCGCGACGCTCCTGGTATCTGGACCGTTTCATCATGCACAGCGGCTGGTACCCGGACAAACTTTTTCGTGTTTTTAAAAGGGACGGCATCACCATCGGCGGCATCAGGCCGCACGAGGAGCTGCGCCCTAAAAACAAATCCGGAGAAATTACCGGGGATATAATCCACTACCCTTACGAAAACTTTTTTCAGCATCTGGACAAAATCAACAGCTACACTCAGGATGCAGCTGAAGACCTCTATTCCCGTGGCAAAAGAAGTTCGCTGGGGGCAGCCCTGGGGCACGGATTTGGCAAATTTCTCAAACAGTATATACTCAAAGCAGGATTCCGTGACGGACGGGCCGGTTTTATCGTTGCCTTGCATGGCTTTTTCTATACATTTCAAAAATATATCCGTCTGGTAGAACTGGAGATGAAGGACAGAAAATGATCAAAGAAGACAAACCGCAAATTATAGAACTGCCCAAGATTCTTGATAACAGAGGTAACCTTACTTTTATAGAAAACAGTCGCCATATTCCTTTTGATATCAAAAGGGTGTACTATCTATACGACGTACCCGGCGGAGAAACACGTGGCGGCCACGCCCACAAGAAGCTCAGGCAGTATATTATTGCTGCTTCAGGCAGCTTTGATGTGGTTCTGGATGATGGAAAAACCAAAACCAAGTTCTCCTTGAACAGGTCTTACTACGGACTCTATATCCCGACCATGACCTGGCGGGAGCTCGAAAACTTCTCCTCCGGTTCCGTATGTCTGGTGCTGGCCTCGGAGTATTATGATCCGAGTGACTATTACTACAGCTATGATGAATTCATAAAGGCGGTAAAAGAAAATGAAGCAGATTAAATTTCTCGATGTGGGCTGGACTTACCAGGCACTGGCACCCAAGATGGACGCAGCAGCAAAACGTGTTCTCGAATCAGGCTGGTTCATTCACGGCGATGAGGTTAAAGCTTTTGAAAAAGAATTCGCCCTCTACACCGGGGCGAAGCACTGCATCGGCTGCGGTAACGGACTTGAAGCGATTGAGCTGGTCCTGCGCGCTGCCGGAGTAGGTCCCGGTGATGATGTACTGGTTCCTTCCAATACGTTCATCGCAACATGGCTTGCGGTGACCCGTACCGGAGCCAATATTGTCCCGGTAGAGCCGGTGGAATCCACTTACAACATGGACCCGGACAAGCTCGAAGCGGCGCTTACACCGGCTACAAAGGCTATCATTCCCGTTCATCTCTACGGACAGCCCGCAGACATGGACCCGATCATGGCCTTTGCGGAGAAGCACAGCCTTTTCGTTGTTACTGATGCCGCGCAGGCTCACGGCGCGGTTTACAAGGGACGCATGTCCGGGACACTGGGTCATGCAGCGGCTTTCAGCTTCTATCCCGGCAAAAACCTCGGCGCCTACGGTGACGGCGGAGCCGTGACCACCATGGACGAAAAAATTGCCGAACGCGTGCGTAAGCTTGCCAACTACGGCTCAACCGAAAAATATGTCCACGAGTGCAAAGGATTCAACAGCAGACTTGATGAAATTCAGGCTGCTTTCCTGCGTGTAAAACTGGACAAGCTCGACAACTGGAACTGGACCCGCAAAACCATTGCCGGCATCTACCTTGAAGAGCTGAAAGACACCCCGCTGATACTCCCTAAGATCGGGGAGGGAATCCAATCTGTCTGGCATCTTTTCGTTGTCCGCTGCAATGACCGCGACGGCCTGATCAAACATCTTGCTGAAAACAAAATCGAAGCATCAATCCACTACCCTGTACCCCCGCATAAGCAGGGAGCATACGAGGAAATGGCAGACCTTTCCCTGCCCATCAGTGAAAGAATACACAACGAAGTGCTTTCCCTGCCCATGGGACCGCACATGAATGAAGAAGATGCTCAGCGTGTCGTGGAAGTCGTTAAGGCTTTCTTTTAGGCTGCCTTCAATGGCTTTTGCCGGGAATCCCTTTGGGGCTTAAACCATTTTGCAAAATGTTTTGTGCCGCAGTCGCCGGTTCTAATGCTCGCGAAGCCCCGTTCGCCAAGAATCTGTGCGAGAATCCCGAAACAGTTTACTAGGCCTGCGCCGCTTCGCGTATCAGACAAACTAAGAAGGCCCCGCAATATTTTTAATATATTGCGGGGCCTATTTTATTGATTCATCTTGAAAAACTGCATGCGCAGCTTATGAAAGATCATCTTTGTGGAGAGAGGCTGATGATTCTTAAGGAGAAGGGGAGAGGCCCCTTCGGGTGAGACATCTTCCCTTCCCCTCAAGACGCCGTAGTCAATTTCCTAGAGCTTGGTAACAAAGAGCATCCTGATAGGATAGCCGGGCTTATTGATCATTTCGCTCTGTATAACTCTAAAGGCATTGTAATCTAGAGCATTGCAGTATTCTCGGACAGCGACGTCTTCCTCGTCCCCGCCGGGATGTCCGGCATAGATAGCGATGCATAGAATGCCGCCCTTTGCTAGGATTTCAAGAGATGCATTGATTGCTTCAAGGGTGGTCTCTGACTTGGTAATAATAGTTTTATCACTACCCGGCAGGAACCCGAGATTGAACATTACGACATTGACCCGGCCATGAAATTCAGCAGGGACAAGCTCTAACATCTTCTCGTGCCCGGAATGAAATATAGTCCAGTTTTCCGGCTGACACTCTTCATTCAACCGCTGTTCAGTCTGTTTTACAGCTTCTTCCTGGATATCAAAACCAAATACACGCCCTGTAGAACCGGCCTGATCGGAAAGAAAAACTGTGTCATAGCCGTTACCAACTGTCGCATCAACACAGATGCTGCCGGGCTGGAGAACTTCACAAAGAACCGATTTTGCAAAAGAAAGAATATTATTGGAAATCATCTTATACCCACACTAACAGCTACGGTTATCCCTAATGAAAAGGATAGCCTAATCTCTCTTTAAAAGCACGTTGTAATATTAGAAATTGATGAATTTACTAAGTTTGCCGGACTTGGAAAACTGACGCTCTGTTTCCCCAAAAGTAGTTGTTCCTGTGATATTGTAAGAAGAGTTCGGGAGCTGTTTCCAGTCGAGGGTCGCACTGCCTTTGGCCGTTACCGGAATCGGCTGTCCGCAACTGAATGAATTGAGCTGAAACTGTTGTCCTGCCAAAATTGCATTTACGCTGACATCCTCGGCAGTCATGCCTCCAGGAATTTCTACCATATCTGAATGCACCAAAAGACTTCCTGTGTGCGGCGGGGCACCCCAGTTAGGAAAACCGACATCAGCAGTGATACGCACTTTACCACCTAATCCTTCCATTTGAACCAGCTTGGATATGTCCACCCCTCCGCCAAAGGTCAGGGATTTGGTCTGAAACAAACGCGCAGTCAGGGTTGGTCCGGTATTAACCCGCACTTCCACCAGCGGAGAAAAGCCAAGAGACACTCCCAGCTGAGGAACAGTGATGGTCAGTCCTTTTCTGGTTTTCACATTGACATTAGTCACTTCAAAAGAAAACGGACCGGCACTTATAAAATCTCCCCACTGAATTGAGGCCTTAGAAATCTTGGCATCCGCAAGCTTAAAAGCCTGAGACCAGGCAACCTCCCAAGGCATGAACAGAAATGCTCCAAGGGTAAGACCTGCCAGAAAGAGAAAAAAATTCTTGAACAGCTTCTTAAACGAGAAAGAAAAATTTAAGGAAATCTTAGGGAGAAACTTCATCCGGCTGACCTACCTGAAAAGAATGATCTGCACATCAGCCAACTCAGGGGAGTCCAGCCTGTGATTGATATTAAAATTAGTAACCTTCAATCCGCCCCGGACTTTAAAATCTCGCATAAGGGCGACCAGTTCGGGCAGGTTAAGGGATTCCAGAATCACCTGCACTCCCTGCCCTGAATCTCCCCCGGACTGCAAAGGGCGCAAAGAGCTTAGTCTGTTGTCCAGGCCGAGGTCGCGGATTACCTGCTGTGCGGCAGTCATGGGTTCGCGGTCCACCAATGCACCGCGGGAAGCTTCGCCGGTCCTAAGCTCTTCAACAAGAGGAACAACCTTGGCGTATTGCTGTTTGCTGGAAAGCATGACCCGGTCAGCCTTGTACTGGGAATCGGCAAATCCTGACCAAATCAGGAACAAAATCAAAGCCCAGCCCACAACCAAGCCAGAGAAAAAAAGTTTCTGCTTATCAGCAGGCCAGTCCTGCCAGATATAAAATCTTTCCAAATCCATTGTACTACCTAACATTAGCGGTTGTACTCCGCGCGCAAACTGATGCTGATGCCGCCGTCAATATTGTTAGCCTGCTCCAGTACAAAATTAAATTTACTGTTTACGGCCAGCTTTTCCATCATGGCATCAAGCTCCTCATAGTTGCTTATTCTACCCCGGATGTTACCGGAATCCGCACCAAGTGAAAAACCTTCAATCACAATACCCACAGGGGCACTTTCACTGATTGCAGCCAGCAGACCCAGGACATCAATACCGCCGCTGTTTCCGCCGCTTTTAAGCTGGTCCAGCTTATACAAAATTTTACCGTAAGGATCAGAGCCCGGATTTGGGCCAAGTGCTTTGGTATAAACCTCTTTAAGTTTACCACGCCAGACCTTGGCCTGTTCCTGACTCTGCTGCCAGCGATGGTATTGCCCTGCTATGAAAAGAAGGCCGATCAGAGTAACCAGCACAGCAGCAACAGCAAATGGCTTATACTCGATAGTGACAGTCTTATCCGAGCCGGAACGCATGGCACTGACGAGATTGAGCCTTGACCAGCGGATCTTTTTCTTGAAAAACAAGGCACAGGCCTTATCCAGATCCATATGTTCAGGCTCTCCTTCAAGTCCGAGCCGCTCAAATCTGCTTTTATACTCATCTCCGTTTCCACGGAAGTAAGTAAATTCCTCTCCACTGGCGAGTATGCGTATTCCCTGTCCGGACCAGCTCCAAACAATTAGACCCTCGGCAACTGCCGCTCGCCAGCAAACGGCAAACTCAGTAGTCAGTACGGTTGCTTTAGCCAGAACTTCACGATGCCGGTCCAGAAAGCGGCCCAGCAAATCATGAGCGGCATAACCGAGCACAGCACCGCCAGAAGGACGCAACACTTTGAACTCATTCTCTTTCTCTGCCGGAAAGGAATAACTCATCTGCATCATGGTTGCAGACTTGGCGTGCCGGGGCTTGATCACACCACGAGGTTTGAAAAAGAAGAAAAGGGAATCAGGCAAAAGGGCAACCACCGGATGTCTGTTCTTTTCAGCAGGCCCTTCCGATTCGGTAAGTCCATTGCCGTCAAACATCATCCACTGGTGCTCATTTCCCTTGAATGAAAGAATATATACTGTCTTTTTATTTAAGGCCATCTATGGCTTTTTCCTATACCTGTTAGCAGTGAGTTTGTCCATTTTACAAATCATTCTTCATCATCTGCAAAAGTAACCGAAAAATCATTCTGGTGAACCAACTCCGGTTCCCCAACCTCAAAAGTACTCTTCCGTGCTATAATATACCTTTTCTCAACCGTACATCCACCGACAGTGGCCTTGACTCTGGCATCGAAATAATCGGATCTGACCGTAAGCTCATTGATCATGTTTTTATACAGTTTCGAGCTGGGCTCAATCCCGGTAATGGAAAGCAGCTGGCTGATATCAGTAAAACCCCTTGTCCGACGCCAGTGCAGAATCGTCTGCAGTGAATTGCCTAACTCCGGGAAATAAGCCTCCAGAACTTCCGGGGGAGCAAAATTGATATTTATTTTCCCTGAACCCCACACAGTAATATACTTATCAATCCACTCACGGCCCAGCCCGCCCCATCCACGGACAAGGAGTACCTCCTCAGGGGTCTTGAACTTCTTGCCACGCATCGAATATGAAGGAAACTGGGTCGCATAATATATGGAATCCAACCGCTTGAGCTGGGAATTAACGTTCATGCCGCCCCAAACAGCGAGGCTGCCTGCCATCATACGTGTATCCGTCCCTTTTGGCAGAATCTCACCTAAAATTTCAAGCGCCCGCTTCTGATCCTGAAAGCTGAAAATGCTGTTGACATTTATCTTACCGTTGCAGGGAGTTATTTCAATAGAGAGCCCCTCATCTTCCCATTTTTTTGCCCACTCTTCGCGCGGAGATTCAGAAAAAGGGGTATTGTCGTCGTTCAGCAGATCGTAGATCACGTAGAGGGCTTCTTCCGCTTTGAAACCGGCCTCATATTCACTGCGGACCCTGCTGGCCTCAACAGCCCCGCGAGAACTGACCTCAATAGTCATCAGGGTCAGGCTGGAAAGGGCCATGAACAGGACGAGCACAATAACCAGCACTACACCACGAGAATTCTTGTCGTTTTTATTCCGTTGCATATGGAATCCTCTCGACAATCATCACATCCTGCCCATCGTCAAAACGCAGTTTCAGCCGGATGGCCTTAACACCTGAATGTCCCCGCACAGCCCTGTTGCTCTGCTGCGATCTTGAAACCCATACATTGTTATTTCCAAGAAACTCAACAGTCCACGAGTCAAGGCCGCGCATCAGCATATATGTATTTCCATAGCCCAGAGAGTTGGAATTTTCAGTACGACGAATCATGTTCGATGAAAAATCCCAAAAAACACTTACGGCTCCAATCCCTTCCAATAAAATGCAATGGTTTGACTCAAAACTAAGCCCGGTCTTTTCTACGCTGATGGGCCTGTTGATCACAATATTCTGGAGATCGCGATGAAGAATACGACGAAGGGTAAACATCTGTGTAGACAGCCCGGAGCTGGACCTTACGACTTCATTATTGGTAATCGACTGCCCCAGAACCATAGCCACCATGCTCATCAGCAGCCCGGAAAGGACCAATCCAATGAGTAATTCTATAAGTGAAAACCCTGCCTGACGGTCAGTGGTAATATGATTTCCAGATGGACCAACCATTAAATTTTATTCTTCTTTTTACGTGAAATACGGTAAATTTTCCACTCAAGGGTATAATTATCGCAACGAGTTTCCAGAGTGTATGAACCAATGCCGATTGTAGAAAGGGTTTCCATATTCATCTTAAAGCTGCCCGTAGGCGGCCCGGGCCACGGAATCCATCCAGAAGAGACAACTCTTATATTATCCGGGTACTTATGGGCCAATATATCCTGTGAAAGATTAATTACCTCCCATGAATCCCTTGAGGACTGAGCCATAAGCGCACTCTGACGCTGCACACCGAGGAAGCTTATTGAAAGTGTAGCGGCAATAGTCAACGCGACAATGATCTCAATCAGGGAAAAACCATTTTTGTCAGGCA encodes the following:
- a CDS encoding glycosyltransferase family 2 protein — translated: MNKITGLVLTYNGERLLDECLQSLSFCDEILLIDSGSTDSTHEIGKKYNARIVHNDWNGAIEQHKFALTQITTPWVVTIDQDEIISPELRESITGKLQNSDNVDGYYCPRRSWYLDRFIMHSGWYPDKLFRVFKRDGITIGGIRPHEELRPKNKSGEITGDIIHYPYENFFQHLDKINSYTQDAAEDLYSRGKRSSLGAALGHGFGKFLKQYILKAGFRDGRAGFIVALHGFFYTFQKYIRLVELEMKDRK
- a CDS encoding DegT/DnrJ/EryC1/StrS family aminotransferase, producing MKQIKFLDVGWTYQALAPKMDAAAKRVLESGWFIHGDEVKAFEKEFALYTGAKHCIGCGNGLEAIELVLRAAGVGPGDDVLVPSNTFIATWLAVTRTGANIVPVEPVESTYNMDPDKLEAALTPATKAIIPVHLYGQPADMDPIMAFAEKHSLFVVTDAAQAHGAVYKGRMSGTLGHAAAFSFYPGKNLGAYGDGGAVTTMDEKIAERVRKLANYGSTEKYVHECKGFNSRLDEIQAAFLRVKLDKLDNWNWTRKTIAGIYLEELKDTPLILPKIGEGIQSVWHLFVVRCNDRDGLIKHLAENKIEASIHYPVPPHKQGAYEEMADLSLPISERIHNEVLSLPMGPHMNEEDAQRVVEVVKAFF
- the fliM gene encoding flagellar motor switch protein FliM; amino-acid sequence: MSKILQQDEVDALLRGLSGGEVEAEQDIPDDDSGVVSFDLANQDRIIRGRMPVLEIVNDRFARLATNNLANTMRKRVDINPISIDMSKFGDFMRSLPVPTSLSIFKMDPLRGNAILVVDSRLVFALVESFFGGSGSQPKVEGRDFTPIEQAIVDRVVKIALSNLEDSWRPVHEVHLELVRSEVNPQFAAIVPPSDVVVVITFEVELENAIGSLIVCLPYSTLEPIRSKLHASFQSERLEIDHVWVSRFKERLLETPVELLVRLGKTKITGRQLLNLEEGDLLLLDTDEEDMLECEVGGVLKYLGSPGRVKANRAFQIAHAIEPKMT
- a CDS encoding prepilin-type N-terminal cleavage/methylation domain-containing protein; this encodes MVGPSGNHITTDRQAGFSLIELLIGLVLSGLLMSMVAMVLGQSITNNEVVRSSSGLSTQMFTLRRILHRDLQNIVINRPISVEKTGLSFESNHCILLEGIGAVSVFWDFSSNMIRRTENSNSLGYGNTYMLMRGLDSWTVEFLGNNNVWVSRSQQSNRAVRGHSGVKAIRLKLRFDDGQDVMIVERIPYATE
- a CDS encoding class I SAM-dependent methyltransferase — translated: MISNNILSFAKSVLCEVLQPGSICVDATVGNGYDTVFLSDQAGSTGRVFGFDIQEEAVKQTEQRLNEECQPENWTIFHSGHEKMLELVPAEFHGRVNVVMFNLGFLPGSDKTIITKSETTLEAINASLEILAKGGILCIAIYAGHPGGDEEDVAVREYCNALDYNAFRVIQSEMINKPGYPIRMLFVTKL
- a CDS encoding M15 family metallopeptidase, encoding MKRRTFLKYLCQASAGIYLCQISEFAQAQEAARAVEEKDLKDYLHRMANFDKQQPGDIILSQKEQALLRSTLGRLRRVQRTVGFGNFCVVSFDDILKFGRNYSSVGRFTKPELEFMDHIFHFDAHKYGFYGEKPEKKLTAAFPRKELVKIPRTGNFLYRGEPHRKYLEIRKELGKNVYLTSGVRGIPKQFILFLSKAESNGGNLSLASRSLAPPGYSYHGVGDFDVGEKGLGAANFSASFARTNTCIKLREHGYLQLRYPENNMLGVRFEPWHIKV
- a CDS encoding FdtA/QdtA family cupin domain-containing protein; translation: MIKEDKPQIIELPKILDNRGNLTFIENSRHIPFDIKRVYYLYDVPGGETRGGHAHKKLRQYIIAASGSFDVVLDDGKTKTKFSLNRSYYGLYIPTMTWRELENFSSGSVCLVLASEYYDPSDYYYSYDEFIKAVKENEAD
- a CDS encoding type II secretion system protein GspK, with amino-acid sequence MQRNKNDKNSRGVVLVIVLVLFMALSSLTLMTIEVSSRGAVEASRVRSEYEAGFKAEEALYVIYDLLNDDNTPFSESPREEWAKKWEDEGLSIEITPCNGKINVNSIFSFQDQKRALEILGEILPKGTDTRMMAGSLAVWGGMNVNSQLKRLDSIYYATQFPSYSMRGKKFKTPEEVLLVRGWGGLGREWIDKYITVWGSGKININFAPPEVLEAYFPELGNSLQTILHWRRTRGFTDISQLLSITGIEPSSKLYKNMINELTVRSDYFDARVKATVGGCTVEKRYIIARKSTFEVGEPELVHQNDFSVTFADDEE
- a CDS encoding type II secretion system protein, which translates into the protein MPDKNGFSLIEIIVALTIAATLSISFLGVQRQSALMAQSSRDSWEVINLSQDILAHKYPDNIRVVSSGWIPWPGPPTGSFKMNMETLSTIGIGSYTLETRCDNYTLEWKIYRISRKKKNKI
- the gspM gene encoding type II secretion system protein GspM, which gives rise to MLGSTMDLERFYIWQDWPADKQKLFFSGLVVGWALILFLIWSGFADSQYKADRVMLSSKQQYAKVVPLVEELRTGEASRGALVDREPMTAAQQVIRDLGLDNRLSSLRPLQSGGDSGQGVQVILESLNLPELVALMRDFKVRGGLKVTNFNINHRLDSPELADVQIILFR